A region from the Defluviitalea raffinosedens genome encodes:
- a CDS encoding SLC13 family permease gives MKITAMIIFITTYILLLVFPKIRAYIALLSASIFVFIGIIPAGKCLTFVDWNVILMITGTMGIVSLFIESKMPALLADLLIEKTPNVKWAIIALSLFAGIISAFIDNVATVLMIAPVALNIAKKLKVSPVPSIIAIAVSSNLQGAATLVGDTTSILLGGYGNLDFLDFFFFKDKPGMFWIVQAGAISSIFALMYIFKDYTKPVKSISRTIVKDYFPTVLLIGMIILLIFVSFIPDKPSITNGMICVVLFYIGLVNSFYKSKDLGIVLKALREIDYYTILLLAGLFVVVGGITEAGVIEDISKIFVTISKDNIFAIYSLLVWASVFFSAFIDNIPYVATMLPVTTGIAKILNIDPYILYFGLLSGATLGGNLTPIGASANITALGILRKNGYEVSNREFMKIGVPFTLTAVTVGYILIWFIWR, from the coding sequence ATGAAAATCACTGCAATGATTATTTTTATTACAACATATATTTTGCTGTTGGTATTTCCAAAAATCAGAGCCTATATTGCACTCCTTTCCGCTTCAATCTTTGTATTTATCGGAATAATACCTGCTGGTAAGTGTTTAACTTTCGTCGATTGGAACGTTATTTTAATGATTACAGGGACTATGGGAATTGTGTCCTTATTTATTGAATCCAAAATGCCAGCCCTGTTAGCAGATTTGTTAATCGAGAAAACTCCAAATGTCAAATGGGCAATTATCGCTTTATCCCTGTTTGCAGGCATTATTTCTGCCTTTATAGATAATGTTGCAACAGTTTTGATGATAGCCCCTGTGGCTTTAAATATAGCCAAAAAACTCAAAGTATCTCCTGTGCCCAGTATCATTGCTATTGCGGTTTCATCCAATCTTCAAGGTGCTGCCACTTTAGTGGGGGATACCACCTCAATTCTTTTGGGAGGTTATGGAAATCTTGACTTTTTGGACTTTTTCTTTTTTAAAGATAAACCCGGGATGTTTTGGATCGTCCAAGCCGGTGCAATATCTTCCATTTTTGCTTTGATGTATATATTTAAAGATTATACAAAACCAGTTAAATCCATAAGCAGAACAATCGTTAAAGACTATTTTCCAACAGTACTTCTCATTGGAATGATTATATTATTGATCTTTGTATCCTTCATACCTGATAAACCCAGCATCACTAACGGAATGATTTGCGTTGTATTATTTTATATTGGTTTGGTGAATAGTTTTTATAAATCTAAAGATCTTGGAATCGTATTAAAAGCCTTAAGAGAAATAGACTACTATACCATTCTTTTATTGGCTGGGCTTTTTGTTGTAGTGGGGGGAATCACAGAAGCAGGAGTCATAGAAGACATAAGTAAGATTTTCGTCACAATCAGCAAAGACAATATTTTTGCAATTTATAGCCTTCTTGTCTGGGCCTCTGTATTCTTTTCGGCATTCATTGATAATATTCCTTATGTAGCAACCATGCTACCCGTAACTACGGGAATTGCAAAAATATTAAATATTGATCCCTACATACTTTATTTTGGACTGCTTTCAGGAGCCACTTTAGGAGGCAATTTAACTCCCATTGGAGCTTCAGCAAATATTACGGCTCTTGGCATTCTTAGAAAAAACGGATATGAAGTAAGCAACAGAGAGTTTATGAAAATCGGTGTCCCATTCACCTTAACGGCTGTAACGGTTGGCTATATACTCATTTGGTTTATTTGGAGATAG
- a CDS encoding response regulator transcription factor: protein MSNVVFVVEDDENIREVVEEYLKAAGFIVITAEDGKKAVEMMELHTEIDLYILDIMLPEISGLDILKRIRSNRQTPVIMLTALDDEYTQLISFDGQADDYITKPFSPKLLVKRVEALLRRIGKHSDILQIGSISINVDSYEAFENGSRVDLTLKELEILKTLMWHQGKVLSRQQLLNLVWGYDYFGDERIVDVHIKNIRKKFKSNIIITVKGVGYKIEKKAGEAYA, encoded by the coding sequence ATGTCGAATGTGGTTTTTGTTGTTGAAGATGATGAAAATATAAGGGAAGTAGTAGAAGAATATTTAAAAGCAGCAGGATTCATTGTAATTACAGCAGAAGATGGTAAAAAAGCAGTAGAAATGATGGAGTTACATACAGAGATTGATTTGTATATTCTCGATATAATGCTTCCTGAAATATCAGGCTTAGATATATTAAAAAGGATCCGTTCCAATCGGCAAACTCCAGTTATTATGTTAACAGCCTTAGACGATGAATATACACAACTCATTAGTTTTGATGGACAAGCTGATGATTATATTACAAAACCTTTTTCTCCAAAGCTACTGGTCAAGAGAGTGGAGGCACTCTTAAGACGAATTGGAAAACATAGTGATATATTGCAAATAGGAAGTATATCGATTAATGTGGATAGTTATGAAGCCTTTGAAAACGGATCCAGAGTTGATTTGACTTTAAAGGAATTAGAAATCTTAAAAACATTAATGTGGCATCAAGGAAAAGTTCTATCGAGACAGCAATTACTTAATTTGGTATGGGGATATGATTACTTTGGTGACGAAAGAATCGTAGATGTACATATTAAAAATATACGAAAAAAGTTTAAATCAAATATCATTATCACAGTGAAAGGCGTAGGTTATAAAATTGAGAAAAAGGCAGGAGAAGCCTATGCTTAA
- a CDS encoding HAMP domain-containing sensor histidine kinase produces MLKKKGILLKTFAFTSLLITVIVLISFGILFFILPDYYLYTKNKTLQKRADQLVSEIDGAKTEDELAQFISDFSLNNNATVMAFNSSDELVAHLSSPFVSMYSVSAEDSKRITVTLAKTNKDLTEDSTDGDLNHHAVISKSTILENPKSIALEGIPSGYVLKMRNSMDASHIEMTKKVNNTAIASITITSTLQPIDEAKSVMISLIPYLLLIDLLIALVAAYFYSKQLTKPIIHLSKTAAEMQSLRPNISCKINTNDELGELSDNINALYIKLRANIENVKREMEKVSLLEKSKTDFMRAASHELKTPITAINGMIEGMIDHVGRYQDKERYLKECKKLIDHLSKLVHEILKASKLDTTEYILHMEKIDLWEIIEKNLENNKILIEENKLKLFLDKKNLEAYIDQTIIENTLSNIISNAVKYTKPNGQIHIFTSETEEVRILSIENECEPIPIDDLEKLFEPFYTRNYSRNRHKYKNGTGLGLYIVKKNLETLNLPYKLENTKLGLKFNIYFQKAPQCNAPS; encoded by the coding sequence ATGCTTAAGAAAAAGGGAATTCTTTTAAAAACCTTTGCCTTTACCTCTCTTTTGATCACAGTTATAGTGCTTATCTCTTTTGGAATTTTATTTTTTATTTTACCAGACTATTATTTATACACTAAAAATAAAACACTGCAAAAAAGAGCTGATCAGTTAGTCTCAGAAATAGACGGTGCAAAAACAGAAGATGAACTGGCTCAGTTCATTTCGGACTTTTCGTTAAATAATAATGCCACCGTCATGGCTTTTAATTCATCTGATGAATTAGTAGCCCATTTATCTTCTCCTTTTGTTTCCATGTATTCTGTTTCGGCAGAAGATTCAAAACGAATTACAGTTACTTTAGCGAAAACGAATAAAGATTTGACTGAAGATTCAACTGATGGCGATTTAAATCATCATGCAGTTATTAGCAAAAGTACTATATTAGAAAATCCCAAATCAATCGCTTTAGAGGGAATTCCTTCTGGTTATGTTTTAAAAATGAGAAACTCAATGGATGCGTCACATATTGAAATGACTAAAAAAGTAAATAATACTGCGATCGCTTCTATTACAATTACAAGTACATTACAGCCTATTGATGAAGCAAAAAGCGTGATGATCTCTTTAATTCCCTATTTGCTGCTAATTGATCTATTGATTGCTTTAGTAGCTGCTTATTTTTATTCTAAGCAATTGACAAAACCAATTATTCATTTATCGAAAACAGCAGCAGAAATGCAAAGTCTTCGACCTAATATTTCTTGTAAAATAAACACAAATGATGAATTAGGAGAGTTATCTGATAATATTAATGCACTCTATATAAAACTTCGCGCCAATATTGAGAATGTAAAACGTGAAATGGAAAAGGTATCTTTATTGGAAAAGTCGAAAACAGATTTTATGCGTGCTGCAAGTCATGAGTTAAAAACACCAATTACTGCAATAAACGGCATGATTGAAGGTATGATTGATCATGTAGGTAGATATCAGGATAAAGAAAGATATTTAAAAGAATGTAAAAAACTAATCGATCATTTGTCAAAGCTGGTTCATGAGATATTAAAAGCTTCTAAGCTGGATACCACAGAATATATATTGCATATGGAAAAGATAGATTTATGGGAAATTATTGAGAAGAACTTAGAAAACAATAAGATTTTAATTGAAGAAAATAAACTGAAGCTATTTTTAGATAAAAAGAATTTAGAAGCTTATATTGATCAAACGATCATAGAGAATACGCTCTCTAATATCATTTCTAACGCTGTAAAATATACGAAACCTAATGGACAAATTCATATTTTTACTTCAGAAACAGAAGAAGTACGAATACTTTCTATTGAAAACGAATGCGAACCTATCCCAATTGATGATCTCGAAAAGTTGTTTGAACCTTTTTACACCAGAAACTATAGTAGAAATAGGCATAAATATAAAAACGGAACTGGGTTAGGATTGTACATTGTAAAAAAGAATTTAGAAACTTTAAACCTTCCATATAAACTAGAGAATACAAAATTAGGATTAAAATTTAATATTTATTTTCAGAAAGCTCCTCAATGCAATGCACCCTCATAA
- a CDS encoding ABC transporter substrate-binding protein: protein MKKFSALVLTSIIAISTVACVNRNETASTNITEKIGGEITVSCFESALYKNYLEEAAKAFEKKYPGTKVNIETFSLMPEVKTSATEDGRKASVITIGNDDDMSKIDYINKINTELMSGGGADLLAMDVLPYYKYAEKGQLEDLKKYMEEDQEFIPSNYLQNIVDAVQYKGRQYLFPISYSFQYLSYDTTLLDKKAQDQLAQKDTFTYEELTEIAYNSFQNQKKQENTSKMYNIYDCEKMFQVLLKEHYNKILNFKERTANFTDGTFRKILETAKEYGENGYVIESVVNLEKGSNKNTEVSIVVGKMGTGQNGLPRYFYQAIDQGMLVYEFKDLKSGKISIDLSSILGNTGDNKIAGLLSNEQGEIPFDLRMGFGMNSNSQNKKTAWEFIKFLASEEMQTSMKLIGCPIHKKAMEERAKLEITGQLFAPEENLGIEKLTEAQKKIFQEYFSVLNRFVNQLNTYLMQDSMINEMIEQEIPYFFDGTKTAEEVAETLQSQIELYLNE, encoded by the coding sequence ATGAAAAAGTTTAGTGCATTAGTTTTAACTTCAATCATTGCTATTTCTACAGTTGCTTGTGTCAATCGAAATGAAACAGCTTCAACAAATATAACCGAAAAAATAGGAGGAGAGATTACTGTATCCTGCTTTGAGAGTGCTTTGTATAAAAATTATCTTGAAGAAGCCGCCAAGGCTTTCGAAAAAAAATATCCTGGCACAAAGGTGAATATAGAAACATTCTCACTTATGCCAGAAGTGAAAACGTCCGCCACTGAAGATGGTAGAAAAGCATCTGTTATAACAATAGGCAACGATGATGATATGAGCAAAATTGACTATATTAATAAAATCAATACGGAATTGATGAGTGGGGGGGGAGCGGATCTTTTAGCTATGGATGTGCTTCCTTATTATAAATATGCTGAAAAAGGTCAGTTAGAAGATCTAAAGAAGTATATGGAAGAAGATCAAGAATTCATCCCTTCAAATTATCTTCAAAATATTGTTGACGCGGTTCAATATAAAGGAAGACAATATCTTTTCCCTATAAGCTATTCTTTTCAATATCTAAGCTATGATACAACTTTATTGGATAAAAAAGCCCAAGATCAATTAGCTCAAAAAGATACTTTTACATATGAAGAATTAACAGAAATAGCTTACAATTCTTTTCAAAATCAAAAAAAACAAGAAAATACTTCAAAAATGTATAATATTTATGATTGCGAGAAAATGTTTCAAGTTCTTTTAAAAGAGCATTACAATAAAATTCTAAATTTTAAGGAAAGAACTGCAAATTTCACTGATGGAACCTTCAGAAAAATTCTAGAAACTGCAAAAGAGTACGGAGAAAATGGCTATGTAATAGAAAGCGTGGTAAATCTTGAAAAAGGCAGCAATAAAAATACTGAGGTAAGCATTGTAGTTGGAAAAATGGGTACCGGGCAAAATGGCCTTCCAAGATACTTTTATCAAGCAATAGATCAAGGAATGTTAGTGTATGAATTTAAGGACTTAAAATCCGGAAAAATTTCAATTGACCTGAGTTCAATACTTGGAAATACAGGAGACAATAAAATCGCCGGATTACTTTCCAATGAACAGGGAGAAATTCCTTTTGATTTACGCATGGGATTTGGAATGAATTCAAATTCACAAAATAAAAAAACAGCCTGGGAGTTTATTAAGTTTTTAGCAAGTGAAGAAATGCAAACATCAATGAAATTGATAGGATGTCCAATTCATAAAAAAGCCATGGAAGAAAGGGCAAAATTAGAAATTACTGGACAGCTTTTTGCACCGGAAGAAAATTTAGGAATCGAAAAATTAACAGAAGCGCAAAAGAAAATCTTTCAAGAGTACTTTTCAGTACTCAATAGATTTGTTAATCAATTAAATACATATTTGATGCAGGATAGCATGATTAATGAAATGATTGAACAGGAAATTCCTTATTTTTTTGATGGCACAAAAACAGCGGAAGAGGTAGCAGAAACGTTACAAAGCCAAATAGAATTGTATCTGAACGAATAG
- a CDS encoding carbohydrate ABC transporter permease, translated as MLKNQKMDWPFLFILPSLLGFLLFYICPFLTSLRYVFVDKPVNGNFVGMQNFIDLFQSKSYLNGLKNTLIFMGISIPVNIVLSLRISLMIHKMTGQKELFTLLFLIPLVIPSGSMLYFWKMLFDYNGYVNNLLFRIGIDNVNWLGTSLARYVMIGVFVWKSLGYNIVLFLSGLSSIPKEYYAAAKVDGASEIQEFFKITLVHLLPTLIVIVILSIIDSFKIFKEIYLIAGNYPHDSIYTLQHFMNNMFHSLNYQKLTTATCVLVLAITMSTQILFKLEKKVR; from the coding sequence ATGCTTAAAAATCAGAAAATGGATTGGCCTTTCTTATTTATACTTCCAAGTTTATTAGGATTTTTATTATTTTACATATGTCCGTTTTTAACCTCATTAAGGTATGTTTTTGTTGATAAACCTGTCAATGGAAATTTCGTAGGGATGCAGAATTTTATTGATTTGTTTCAAAGCAAATCGTATCTTAATGGATTAAAAAATACATTAATCTTTATGGGAATCAGTATTCCCGTAAATATTGTTTTATCCTTAAGAATATCATTGATGATCCATAAAATGACTGGACAAAAAGAGCTTTTTACATTGTTGTTTTTGATACCTTTAGTCATTCCATCAGGTTCCATGCTTTATTTCTGGAAAATGCTTTTTGATTACAATGGATATGTAAATAATCTTCTTTTCCGAATCGGTATTGATAACGTCAACTGGTTAGGCACAAGCTTAGCTCGTTATGTGATGATTGGGGTTTTTGTGTGGAAAAGTCTGGGATATAATATCGTTTTATTTTTATCAGGCCTCAGTTCTATTCCGAAAGAATATTATGCGGCAGCAAAGGTAGATGGAGCAAGTGAAATACAGGAGTTTTTTAAAATTACGCTTGTCCATCTTTTACCTACCCTTATTGTTATCGTAATTCTATCAATCATTGATTCTTTTAAAATCTTTAAAGAAATTTATCTTATTGCGGGGAATTATCCTCACGACAGCATTTATACGTTGCAGCATTTTATGAATAATATGTTTCATTCTCTTAATTATCAGAAACTGACCACAGCTACCTGCGTACTGGTTTTAGCGATTACTATGTCCACTCAAATTTTATTTAAATTAGAAAAGAAGGTGCGTTAG
- a CDS encoding carbohydrate ABC transporter permease, translating to MKKKMIHTLNYMALFLLGILFIYPLIVTFTNSFMSEKEIMLHYSTQLSLFDVLEGIKDAFVDMKLIPDQVSGEQYEEVLIAQPSFLVLLTNSMKITFPVVIGNVLVSLLSAYGFTLWQWKYKEALFRLYVIVMLMPLQAVIVPNYIIADTLQIKDSNLAIILPGIFAPFGTFLLRQNMKAMSKEYFEAASVDGASIGYIFLYIVVPQMKSGISALSILVFIEYWNLVEQAVIFIKEYYREPLSVYLSRIAEGKVGLIFAASCVYMFVPIWFLILGQKDLEKGIELSGIK from the coding sequence GTGAAGAAGAAAATGATACATACATTGAATTACATGGCCCTATTTTTGTTGGGCATTCTTTTTATTTACCCACTGATAGTTACATTTACCAATTCTTTTATGAGTGAAAAAGAAATAATGCTTCATTATTCCACTCAATTATCACTTTTTGATGTATTAGAAGGTATTAAGGATGCTTTTGTGGACATGAAACTGATTCCTGATCAAGTTTCTGGGGAGCAATATGAAGAAGTTTTAATTGCTCAGCCTTCTTTTTTGGTTTTATTGACAAATTCAATGAAAATAACTTTTCCTGTTGTGATTGGAAATGTTCTCGTCTCTTTATTATCTGCCTATGGCTTTACTTTATGGCAATGGAAGTACAAAGAAGCCTTATTTCGGCTGTATGTCATTGTAATGTTGATGCCTTTGCAGGCAGTCATAGTTCCGAACTATATTATTGCAGATACTCTTCAAATTAAGGACAGTAATCTTGCAATCATATTACCAGGTATTTTTGCTCCGTTTGGAACGTTTTTACTACGGCAAAACATGAAGGCAATGTCCAAAGAATATTTCGAGGCAGCATCAGTAGATGGAGCAAGTATAGGTTATATCTTTCTTTATATTGTTGTTCCTCAAATGAAATCAGGAATTTCTGCTCTTTCCATATTAGTTTTTATAGAATATTGGAATTTGGTAGAGCAAGCCGTAATTTTTATAAAAGAATATTATCGAGAACCTTTATCCGTTTACTTATCACGAATCGCCGAAGGTAAAGTCGGATTAATTTTTGCAGCCTCATGTGTTTATATGTTTGTGCCTATTTGGTTTTTAATACTAGGACAAAAAGATTTAGAAAAAGGAATTGAATTATCTGGCATAAAGTAA